A region from the Gossypium hirsutum isolate 1008001.06 chromosome A08, Gossypium_hirsutum_v2.1, whole genome shotgun sequence genome encodes:
- the LOC107907764 gene encoding uncharacterized protein — MSNSFFAIVYYDGKISKSDTDVVFESDDPISLTFIKDIPLEEMKCKINRKIGAGNTKTVSSLTYRFPVSLIRGAFVYRAVVIDDDDDVTTMIAAHEKSGNVNLELYVKLEDVEKGCRDVNVPAPNPEIQPIRQCEAEIPSSSQVATEAAIDLNIVPFGESYVFEEYENEDEDEEDRDSDVEIIPAPGPHLSSSIGSSRDLPAMQAHEFPEYAHIIPSLMTYSETGDLCIGMRFPTKDAVLSAIKHYNIKQSVDYKVIVSTPTKYVVSDLIVEIRTRYGYCVSYRKAWNGKQKAIAELYGDWDKSYNDLPNLLAAMQQYVPGTVVELQTLPAYDGNRLVEGKRVFHRLFWTFRSCIEGFRYCKPIVQVDGTFLNGKYKETLLLAISQDGNHNILPLAFAIVEGETKEAWAFFLTNLRKHVKQMGICLISNWNESIKSVIRSKGIRWVPPYAYPVYCLRHVAVNFMKEFNDNELRQEVVSMGNELTSTRFHQRLENVRKKNSRAGEWLDNISKERWTLSYDGGRRYGHMTTNLAEFINPMFKGTRHLPIAALVHESYSMLAQLFVEMGKKQLTMMDSGQIYCELVTQELQENCSKAKSHRVHDFSHANC, encoded by the exons ATGAGTAACAGTTTTTTCGCCATTGTCTATTATGATGGAAAGATTTCTAAGAGTGATACAGATGTTGTATTTGAATCTGATGATCCTATAAGCTTAACCTTTATAAAGGACATTCCTTTAGAGGAAATGAAGTGTAAAATCAATAGAAAAATAGGAGCTGGAAATACAAAGACAGTATCTAGTCTTACATATAGATTTCCAGTGTCTTTAATTCGAGGAGCTTTCGTATATAGAGCAGTAgttattgatgatgatgatgatgtcaCGACTATGATCGCCGCGCATGAGAAAAGTGGGAATGTTAATCTCGAGCTCTATGTGAAGCTCGAGGATGTTGAAAAAGGATGTAGGGACGTCAATGTTCCGGCACCTAATCCGGAAATTCAACCTATTAGACAATGTGAGGCCGAGATACCTTCAAGCTCCCAAGTAGCAACCGAAGCTGCTATTGATTTGAACATTGTACCATTCGGTGAATCCTATGTGTTCGAGGAGTACGAGAACGAGGATGAAGATGAAGAGGATAGAGATTCTGATGTAGAAATCATTCCGGCCCCTGGTCCCCATTTGTCATCAAGTATCGGATCTAGCCGTGATCTTCCTGCAATGCAAGCTCATGAATTTCCCGAGTATGCTCATATAATACCGAGCCTTATGACTTATTCAGAGACTGGTGATCTTTGTATTGGGATGAGATTTCCGACGAAAGATGCTGTGCTTTCAGCTATCAAGCATTACAACATTAAACAATCTGTGGATTACAAAGTGATTGTGTCGACACCAACGAAATATGTGG TTTCGGATTTGATTGTTGAGATACGAACTCGGTATGGATACTGCGTCTCGTATAGAAAAGCTTGGAATGGAAAGCAAAAGGCAATTGCTGAATTGTATGGTGATTGggataaatcatataatgattTGCCTAACTTGTTGGCTGCAATGCAACAATATGTTCCGGGTACCGTGGTGGAATTACAAACACTGCCTGCTTATGATGGAAATCGATTAGTGGAAGGTAAACGTGTTTTCCATCGTTTATTTTGGACATTCAGGTCTTGTATTGAAGGGTTTCGGTATTGTAAGCCTATTGTTCAAGTAGACGGTACGTTCTTGAATGGGAAATACAAGGAAACATTGTTGTTGGCTatttcacaagatggaaaccaCAATATTCTACCGTTAGCATTTGCTATCGTTGAGGGCGAGACGAAAGAGGCTTGGGCTTTCTTTCTGACAAATTTAAGAAAGCATGTTAAACAAATGGGCATATGTTTGATATCGAATTGGAATGAATCAATCAAGTCCGTGATCAGGAGTAAAGGAATTCGTTGGGTTCCGCCGTATGCATACCCAGTATACTGCCTTCGGCATGTTGCAGTAAATTTCATGAAAGAATTTAACGATAATGAGTTACGTCAAGAAGTTGTCAGCATGG GCAATGAGTTGACAAGTACTCGATTtcatcaaagattggaaaatgtaCGAAAAAAAAACAGTCGGGCAGGCGAATGGTTGGACAATATCTCGAAAGAAAGGTGGACTTTGTCATATGATGGAGGGCGACGTTATGGTCATATGACGACCAACTTAGCTGAATTTATCAATCCAATGTTTAAGGGGACGCGTCATCTTCCAATTGCTGCTTTAGTCCATGAATCGTACAGTATGTTAGCTCAACTTTTTGTGGAGATGGGTAAGAAACAACTTACGATGATGGACTCGGGACAAATTTACTGCGAATTAGTGACACAGGAATTACAAGAAAATTGTTCAAAAGCTAAATCTCATCGTGTTCATGATTTTTCGCATGCaaattgttaa